The Triplophysa dalaica isolate WHDGS20190420 chromosome 5, ASM1584641v1, whole genome shotgun sequence genome window below encodes:
- the elk3 gene encoding ETS domain-containing protein Elk-3, whose protein sequence is MESAITLWQFLLQLLLDQSHKHLICWTSNDGEFKLLKSEEVAKLWGLRKNKTNMNYDKLSRALRYYYDKNIIKKVIGQKFVYKFVSFPDILKMDPQAVELGREGAHISGGGMLQEAESDCGEGEESPKLSLRSPAFRNEYLHSGLYSSFTVSSLQSPPPLLRPIKIEKQRGEEGPTVIRFGNRTDKVASLSSSPPPSPCSSRSPSPCHSPIYTMRPRHPEAHLDESEQSVQPLNLSSGHRERAQNRATPPERRTGSNGFPLKPRKPRGLEISAPSILLSGSDLGSIALNSPALPSGSLTPAFFTAQTPSGLLLTPSPLLSSIHFWSSLSPVAPLSPARLQGHGSLFQFPTLLNGPLPVPLPNLDRSSPPSSLLLSSGAQKS, encoded by the exons ATGGAGAGTGCCATCACGCTGTGGCAGTTTTTGCTGCAGCTACTGCTAGACCAAAGCCACAAGCACTTGATTTGCTGGACCTCCAATGACGGCGAGTTCAAACTGCTCAAGTCCGAAGAAGTGGCCAAACTCTGGGGCCTTCGCAAGAACAAGACCAACATGAACTACGACAAACTAAGCAGAGCACTACGCTACTATTACGACAAG AATATCATCAAGAAGGTGATCGGCCAgaagtttgtttataaatttgTTTCGTTCCCTGACATTCTCAAAATGGACCCTCAAGCCGTCGAGCTCGGCCGCGAAGGGGCTCACATCTCTGGGGGTGGGATGTTGCAGGAGGCGGAGTCCGATTGCGGCGAAGGGGAGGAGTCTCCGAAACTATCCCTGAGAAGCCCCGCCTTTAGAAATGAGTATCTGCACTCTGGTCTGTACTCATCCTTCACTGTCAGCTCCCTCCAAAGCCCGCCTCCGCTGCTGCGTCCCATAAAAATCGAGAAACAGCGAGGAGAGGAGGGGCCGACGGTGATTCGGTTCGGCAATCGAACAGATAAGGTCGCTTCACTCTCCTCCTCACCGCCACCCTCTCCCTGCTCTTCTCGCAGCCcctccccctgtcacagtcccatCTATACGATGCGGCCGAGGCATCCAGAGGCTCATTTAGACGAATCGGAACAGAGCGTTCAGCCTCTGAATTTATCGTCTGGCCACAGGGAGCGAGCTCAGAACCGGGCCACGCCGCCCGAGAGGAGGACCGGCAGCAATGGATTTCCTCTCAAACCGAGGAAACCCAGAGGGCTGGAAATCTCCGCCCCGTCCATACTGCTTTCAGGAAGTGACTTGGGCTCCATCGCCCTCAACAGCCCAGCGCTACCCTCAGGGTCACTAACGCCAGCTTTTTTCACTGCACAG actcCCTCCGGTCTGCTGTTGACTCCCAGTCCTCTCCTGTCCTCCATTCATTTCTGGAGCAGTCTGAGTCCCGTAGCACCTTTGAGCCCCGCGAGACTCCAGGGCCACGGGTCACTCTTTCAG